One window of the Chloroflexota bacterium genome contains the following:
- a CDS encoding alpha/beta hydrolase, producing the protein MDIPIMDGIIAKTITSERIRTRVLFGGPEDGIPVLFLHGNVSSATWWEETLLALPAGYRGIAPDQRGFGNADPAAKIDATRGMNDLAEDAFTLLDHLGYTQAHVVGNSLGGMVIWRMLMQNPARLLSVTLADPGSPYGFGATRNAEGTPTTPDFAGSGGGLTNPELVRRILDRDMSTESPFSPRAALRMLLVKPPFIAPREDELVQSMLATHIGEQDVPGDAVQSSNWPHMAPGIWGATNATSPKYAGEIKKIIECNPKPPILWVRGRHDLVVSDTAASDPGFLGRTGLLPGWPGEEAYPPQPMLAQTRSLLEEYAAAGGSYQEIVIEDAGHVPFIEKPDAFNAAFHPHIQ; encoded by the coding sequence ATGGATATTCCAATCATGGATGGGATTATCGCCAAAACAATAACCAGCGAACGCATCCGCACGCGGGTACTTTTCGGCGGTCCTGAGGATGGCATTCCGGTTTTGTTTCTGCATGGCAATGTCTCCTCGGCCACCTGGTGGGAAGAAACCCTGCTCGCCCTGCCCGCGGGCTACCGCGGCATTGCGCCCGATCAGCGCGGCTTTGGCAATGCTGACCCCGCCGCAAAGATTGACGCTACGCGCGGCATGAATGATCTCGCCGAAGATGCCTTTACCCTGCTCGACCATCTTGGCTATACGCAAGCACATGTCGTTGGCAACTCGCTGGGCGGGATGGTGATCTGGCGTATGTTGATGCAAAACCCGGCGCGCCTGCTGAGTGTGACGCTGGCCGATCCGGGATCGCCCTACGGATTTGGCGCCACGCGCAATGCCGAGGGAACCCCCACCACGCCTGATTTTGCAGGCTCCGGCGGCGGGCTGACGAACCCGGAGTTGGTGCGGCGTATTCTCGATAGGGATATGTCCACAGAGAGTCCTTTCTCGCCGCGCGCGGCTCTGCGCATGTTGCTCGTCAAACCGCCTTTCATTGCACCGCGCGAGGACGAACTCGTCCAATCGATGCTTGCCACGCATATCGGCGAGCAGGATGTACCCGGCGACGCGGTACAATCGTCCAACTGGCCGCATATGGCCCCCGGAATCTGGGGCGCTACCAACGCCACTTCACCCAAGTATGCCGGTGAGATCAAAAAAATCATCGAGTGCAATCCCAAACCCCCAATCCTGTGGGTGCGCGGCCGCCACGACCTGGTTGTCTCCGATACAGCCGCCTCCGATCCGGGATTTTTAGGGCGCACCGGTTTGCTACCCGGATGGCCCGGCGAAGAAGCCTATCCACCTCAGCCCATGCTGGCACAAACCCGCTCGCTGCTTGAAGAATATGCGGCAGCAGGCGGCAGTTATCAAGAAATCGTCATCGAAGATGCCGGTCATGTGCCCTTTATTGAAAAACCTGATGCGTTTAATGCAGCATTTCATCCACATATCCAATAG